From the Actinomycetes bacterium genome, one window contains:
- a CDS encoding haloalkane dehalogenase codes for MPIGAKGLEKRVIEVDGKQMAYHDSGQGDPVVFLHGNPTSSYLWRNVVPHLAGKARCLVPDLIGMGDSDKLDDVGPGSYRFVDHRSYLDGLLEQLDLGDHVTFVVHDWGSALGFDWANRNRDRVAGIAYMEAIVQPVEWEMWPDAATDIFRAFRSDDGEAMVIEQNLFVEAVLPASIMRDLTPEEHDEYRRPFLEPANRRPTLTWPREIPLAGEPEDVVQIVQSYSEWLPESGIAKLFINAEPGAILTGAQREFCRTWDNQTELTVAGIHFIQEDSPDEIGAAVADWLPTR; via the coding sequence ATGCCGATTGGTGCCAAAGGGCTGGAGAAGCGCGTCATCGAGGTGGATGGCAAGCAGATGGCCTACCACGACTCGGGTCAGGGAGACCCAGTGGTGTTCCTGCACGGCAATCCGACGTCGTCCTATCTGTGGCGCAACGTGGTTCCGCACCTGGCCGGCAAGGCACGTTGTCTGGTGCCTGACCTGATCGGCATGGGCGACTCCGACAAGCTCGATGACGTCGGTCCGGGCTCATACCGGTTCGTAGATCACAGGAGCTACCTCGATGGCCTGCTCGAGCAGCTCGACCTGGGCGACCACGTCACGTTCGTGGTCCACGACTGGGGCTCAGCGCTGGGCTTCGACTGGGCCAACCGCAACCGGGACCGGGTGGCGGGCATTGCTTACATGGAGGCGATCGTGCAGCCGGTGGAGTGGGAGATGTGGCCCGACGCGGCAACCGACATCTTCAGGGCCTTCCGCTCCGATGACGGCGAGGCGATGGTCATCGAGCAGAACCTGTTCGTCGAGGCGGTGCTGCCGGCATCGATCATGCGTGACCTGACCCCCGAGGAGCACGACGAATACCGCCGCCCGTTCCTCGAGCCCGCGAACCGCCGCCCCACGCTCACGTGGCCCCGCGAGATCCCACTCGCAGGGGAGCCCGAGGATGTGGTGCAGATCGTGCAGTCCTACAGCGAGTGGCTACCGGAGTCGGGCATCGCCAAGTTGTTCATCAACGCCGAGCCGGGGGCGATCCTCACCGGCGCTCAGCGCGAGTTCTGCCGGACCTGGGACAACCAGACGGAGCTGACCGTGGCGGGCATCCATTTCATCCAGGAGGACTCGCCCGACGAGATCGGCGCCGCGGTGGCCGACTGGTTGCCCACGCGATGA
- a CDS encoding ABC transporter permease, translating to MTGDAPTPALEEPEQRSDAGDEPVRARRAGLLTDIRSIGLRGLRAAWRDPEAVIPPIFVGAFFFAINVGSLQSLAESTDPGFDFKAFQLSTAIVLTVTGITRAYGLTLDIQNGYFDKLALSPVRRPALLLGHMIADFVLAMGLAAAVSLVAMAVGVRFETGVAGFAAYLVFAGLWSVAYAGVPYALALKTGNPTVVNQSFLVFFPFAFLTSALVPEEALTGWLATVAKFNPVTYLLRGMRSLVSEGWDIVPIAQGLAAVVGVGLASHTVAFFALRGRTNAK from the coding sequence ATGACCGGCGATGCACCGACCCCTGCTCTCGAAGAACCCGAGCAGCGTTCCGACGCGGGCGACGAGCCAGTACGTGCTCGACGGGCCGGGCTGCTCACCGACATCCGCTCGATCGGCCTCCGGGGCCTGCGTGCGGCCTGGCGCGACCCCGAGGCGGTCATCCCGCCGATCTTCGTGGGCGCGTTCTTCTTCGCCATCAACGTGGGGTCACTCCAGTCGCTCGCGGAGAGCACTGATCCGGGTTTCGACTTCAAGGCCTTCCAGCTCTCCACCGCCATCGTCCTCACGGTCACCGGCATCACGCGGGCCTACGGGCTGACCCTTGACATCCAGAACGGCTACTTCGACAAACTGGCTCTCTCCCCCGTGCGCAGACCCGCGCTGCTGCTCGGCCACATGATCGCTGACTTCGTGCTCGCCATGGGCCTGGCCGCGGCGGTGTCATTGGTCGCAATGGCGGTTGGAGTGCGCTTCGAGACCGGCGTGGCCGGATTCGCGGCCTACCTCGTGTTCGCCGGGCTGTGGAGCGTTGCCTATGCAGGAGTGCCATACGCGCTCGCACTCAAGACCGGCAACCCGACGGTGGTCAACCAGTCGTTCCTGGTCTTCTTCCCGTTCGCGTTCCTCACCAGCGCCCTGGTTCCAGAGGAGGCACTCACAGGCTGGCTGGCCACCGTGGCGAAGTTCAATCCGGTGACCTACCTGCTGCGCGGCATGCGCTCGCTCGTGTCCGAGGGGTGGGACATCGTGCCGATCGCCCAGGGCCTCGCGGCCGTGGTTGGCGTGGGCCTTGCGAGCCACACCGTCGCGTTCTTCGCGCTCCGCGGGCGCACAAACGCCAAGTAG
- a CDS encoding ATP-binding cassette domain-containing protein: MPASDLAIEARDLGRRFAEHEAVAGVELEVSHGETFGFLGPNGAGKTTCVRMLATLLRPTSGSARVAGFDVSTDAAAVRLRIGVALQATATDPKQTGREYLDLQARLYGLRSAQRHRRIDELAEMVEIGDALDRRIGTYSGGMARRVDLAGALVHQPQVVFLDEPTTGLDPASRIRVWDEITRLNTEQGTTVFLTTQYLEEADALARRIGIIDQGRIVAKGRPVDLKRSLGHDVIVADVDGDCSTAVAALDGTPGVEHVESRGGEVLAHAADGPATIGPVAVRLHEAEVPLRNLSLRTPTLDDVFLELTGNRINPDDETGEQVPVEVGA, from the coding sequence ATGCCCGCGAGCGACCTGGCCATAGAAGCGCGCGACCTCGGACGACGATTCGCAGAGCACGAAGCCGTCGCAGGCGTCGAACTGGAGGTGAGCCACGGCGAGACCTTCGGCTTCCTCGGTCCCAACGGCGCGGGCAAGACCACGTGTGTGCGCATGCTGGCCACACTGCTCCGCCCGACCAGCGGTTCGGCCCGTGTGGCCGGGTTCGACGTGTCGACCGACGCGGCCGCGGTACGACTCCGGATAGGCGTAGCCCTGCAGGCAACCGCCACGGACCCCAAGCAGACCGGTCGCGAGTACCTCGACCTGCAGGCCCGCCTCTACGGACTGCGGTCCGCGCAACGGCACCGCCGCATCGATGAGCTGGCCGAGATGGTCGAGATCGGCGACGCCCTCGACCGCCGGATCGGCACCTACTCCGGCGGCATGGCACGGCGAGTGGACCTGGCCGGCGCCCTGGTGCACCAGCCACAGGTCGTCTTCCTCGACGAGCCGACAACCGGGCTCGATCCAGCCAGCCGCATCCGCGTGTGGGACGAGATCACGCGCCTCAACACCGAGCAGGGCACGACCGTGTTCCTCACCACGCAGTACCTGGAGGAAGCCGATGCCCTGGCCCGCCGGATCGGGATCATCGACCAGGGTCGCATCGTGGCAAAGGGCCGCCCGGTCGACCTGAAACGGTCGCTCGGCCACGACGTGATCGTGGCCGATGTCGATGGCGATTGCAGCACCGCGGTGGCGGCCCTCGACGGCACCCCCGGGGTGGAACACGTCGAGTCACGCGGTGGCGAGGTACTCGCACATGCAGCCGACGGGCCGGCGACCATCGGCCCCGTCGCCGTTCGGCTGCACGAGGCCGAGGTACCGCTGCGCAACCTGAGCCTGCGCACCCCCACCCTCGACGACGTGTTCCTCGAACTCACCGGCAACAGGATCAACCCCGATGACGAGACCGGCGAGCAGGTACCGGTGGAGGTCGGAGCATGA
- a CDS encoding NAAT family transporter — translation MQSVDLDFILRATVGMLVITSPFDPVKLLFFNKTVEEQKLSRTAGASRLALYVTVILGVAALVGNELLTALGVDLNAFSAVGGIIIAAMGFEMLYGGGASKAQGESEREQGPEEGDGLMIPLALPLIAGPGAITTAITLSSQNTSWEGLMAMAIAIAAVAVVTFAFYRYFGEVLARLKPATISILARLGGLILASLGFQMFLNGIKNFFA, via the coding sequence GTGCAGAGCGTTGACCTCGACTTCATCCTGCGTGCCACCGTCGGCATGCTGGTGATCACGTCACCGTTCGACCCCGTGAAGCTGCTGTTCTTCAACAAGACGGTCGAGGAGCAGAAACTCAGCCGTACCGCGGGCGCATCCCGGCTCGCCCTGTACGTCACGGTCATCCTGGGAGTCGCCGCGCTTGTCGGCAACGAGCTGCTGACCGCTCTCGGGGTCGACCTCAACGCGTTCAGCGCCGTGGGCGGCATCATCATCGCCGCAATGGGCTTCGAGATGCTCTATGGCGGCGGTGCGAGCAAGGCCCAGGGCGAGTCCGAACGCGAACAGGGTCCGGAGGAAGGTGACGGGCTCATGATCCCGCTGGCGCTCCCCCTCATCGCGGGTCCGGGGGCGATCACCACCGCGATCACGCTCTCCTCACAGAACACCTCGTGGGAAGGACTGATGGCGATGGCCATCGCCATCGCTGCCGTGGCAGTCGTGACGTTCGCCTTCTACCGCTACTTCGGCGAAGTGCTCGCGCGCCTCAAGCCCGCGACGATTTCGATCCTGGCCAGGCTGGGTGGACTGATCCTCGCTTCGCTCGGTTTCCAGATGTTCCTCAACGGAATCAAGAACTTCTTCGCCTGA
- a CDS encoding fumarylacetoacetate hydrolase family protein: MSFTMANDAGRAVLADGDDLYDIATVTDGRIGPDPMAAIAASDELHSISLANHEPTGSLAGARLGPPSPRPVNCFGIGLNYRSHIEETGVAGSDVPVVFTKFPSCISPPHAEVQLVGDSVDYEAELVVVIGKGGRDLPAEAAWDCVAGLTAGQDISDRALQFAANPPHFDLGKSRDGYGPIGPVLVSPDSFADYDDIALECRVNGEVRQSATTAQLIHDVPALIAYISAILTLSPGDLIFTGTPEGVGVASGNLLRPGDVIETTLAGIGTMTNRCT; encoded by the coding sequence ATGAGCTTCACGATGGCAAACGATGCCGGACGTGCCGTACTGGCCGACGGGGATGACCTCTACGACATCGCCACGGTCACCGACGGCCGGATCGGCCCCGACCCCATGGCGGCGATAGCGGCCTCCGACGAGTTGCACTCGATCTCGCTGGCCAACCACGAGCCGACTGGATCGCTGGCCGGCGCCCGGCTGGGCCCACCCTCACCGCGGCCGGTCAACTGTTTCGGCATCGGACTCAACTACCGGTCCCACATCGAGGAGACCGGCGTGGCCGGCTCCGATGTGCCGGTGGTGTTCACCAAGTTTCCGAGCTGCATCTCACCGCCTCACGCCGAGGTGCAGCTCGTCGGCGACTCGGTGGACTACGAAGCCGAACTCGTGGTCGTGATCGGCAAGGGCGGCCGCGACCTCCCAGCTGAGGCGGCCTGGGACTGTGTGGCCGGGCTCACAGCCGGCCAGGACATCTCTGACCGGGCGCTGCAGTTCGCGGCCAATCCCCCACACTTCGACCTCGGCAAGAGCCGCGACGGCTACGGGCCGATCGGTCCGGTGCTGGTTTCGCCGGACAGCTTCGCCGACTACGACGACATCGCTCTCGAGTGCCGCGTCAACGGCGAGGTCCGCCAGTCCGCCACCACCGCGCAACTGATCCACGATGTGCCTGCGCTGATCGCCTACATCTCGGCCATTCTCACACTCTCGCCCGGCGACCTGATCTTCACGGGCACACCTGAGGGCGTCGGCGTTGCCAGCGGAAACCTGCTGCGCCCGGGTGACGTGATCGAGACCACACTCGCCGGCATCGGAACCATGACCAACCGCTGCACCTGA
- a CDS encoding PadR family transcriptional regulator: MSSIDIILMGMLTEEPHNAYEINKIIEARRTRTWLRISTAAVYRNLRRLHEEGHLEATTTRDGLKPHKTVFSITPEGRDHFVELLRESAQGQVGLHFDFDAWVAHIHHLPAPEALTLLDGLRLQLAAIRDELAAVSTHHAGSLPTGAAALVELRLKMLEVTLDWVDGFETGPSGDLLHNGPPLLRSQLAGPAPAAGEAMP; this comes from the coding sequence GTGTCGTCGATCGACATCATCCTGATGGGGATGCTCACCGAGGAACCCCACAACGCCTACGAGATCAACAAGATCATCGAGGCCCGGCGCACCCGCACTTGGCTGAGGATCAGCACCGCCGCCGTCTACCGCAACCTCCGGCGCCTGCACGAGGAAGGCCACCTCGAGGCCACGACCACCCGCGACGGCCTCAAGCCGCACAAGACGGTGTTCAGCATCACACCCGAGGGCCGCGACCACTTCGTGGAGCTGTTACGCGAATCCGCCCAGGGCCAGGTCGGCCTTCACTTCGACTTCGACGCCTGGGTTGCCCACATTCATCACCTCCCCGCTCCGGAAGCCCTCACACTGCTCGATGGCCTCCGCCTCCAACTCGCTGCGATTCGCGACGAACTGGCAGCGGTGTCGACACACCACGCCGGCAGCCTGCCCACCGGAGCGGCTGCGCTCGTGGAGCTACGCCTGAAGATGCTCGAAGTCACCCTCGACTGGGTCGACGGCTTTGAGACCGGCCCTTCCGGCGACCTGCTGCACAATGGGCCACCGTTGTTGCGGAGCCAGCTCGCAGGCCCGGCACCTGCTGCTGGGGAGGCGATGCCGTGA
- a CDS encoding DM13 domain-containing protein, with product MNRKRWIIAGIAIAVVAIVALAVFRPDKLFLDNKVDEELDDDVAALIAAESGADEPADTTTTTAASGDDVGDAPAESTTTSPIEPEVLGQGDFVSQGGHTVNGSAFIVEQDGGRLLVLPELDSENGPDLQLYLSPESTGSVDGGVKIGPLKGNIGTQSYELPDDLDLSAQTNVVIWCERFSTPFGTATLA from the coding sequence ATGAACCGCAAGCGCTGGATCATCGCCGGAATCGCCATCGCCGTGGTCGCCATCGTGGCGTTGGCGGTGTTCCGTCCCGACAAGCTGTTCCTGGACAACAAGGTTGACGAAGAACTCGACGACGACGTCGCGGCACTGATCGCCGCCGAGTCGGGCGCCGACGAGCCGGCAGACACCACGACCACCACTGCTGCGTCCGGGGACGACGTGGGTGATGCCCCAGCCGAATCAACCACCACTTCTCCGATCGAACCGGAGGTGCTCGGCCAGGGCGACTTCGTCTCTCAGGGCGGCCACACCGTCAACGGATCCGCCTTCATCGTGGAACAGGACGGTGGGCGCCTCCTCGTGCTACCGGAGCTCGACTCCGAGAACGGCCCGGACCTCCAGCTCTACCTGTCGCCCGAGTCCACGGGCTCGGTGGACGGCGGTGTGAAGATCGGGCCGCTCAAGGGCAACATAGGCACCCAGAGCTACGAGCTACCCGACGACCTCGATCTATCGGCACAGACGAACGTCGTCATCTGGTGCGAGCGCTTCAGCACGCCGTTCGGCACCGCGACGCTCGCCTGA
- a CDS encoding tail fiber protein, with the protein MSGGGSSVPLVGELGQFYECNLNGRWQAVGEFADPFGVRQPVGSVQFMLNQVSSPYGYLEANGQSFDRAVDPDLAAVMTPAAAVPNLAAQAPAGQKIYIKALG; encoded by the coding sequence GTGTCAGGCGGGGGAAGCTCCGTGCCTCTCGTCGGTGAGCTCGGCCAGTTCTACGAGTGCAACCTCAACGGACGCTGGCAGGCGGTCGGGGAGTTCGCCGACCCGTTCGGAGTGCGTCAGCCGGTCGGCTCGGTGCAGTTTATGCTCAACCAGGTCAGCTCCCCCTATGGCTATCTGGAAGCCAACGGCCAGTCGTTCGACCGCGCTGTCGATCCCGATCTTGCCGCGGTGATGACGCCTGCGGCGGCCGTGCCCAACCTCGCCGCCCAAGCCCCGGCGGGTCAGAAGATCTATATAAAGGCACTCGGCTGA
- a CDS encoding acyltransferase: MSMEGLRGLAVLLVFFVHYADLVSPWMSDSGWISVFAERVGDAGNSGVDLFFVLSGYLIYGNLMKRPQAYRPFIRRRVRRLYPTFLVVFAMYVALSFAVPSESELPGSLVEIPAYLLFNLLLLPGIVPVSAFITVAWSLSYEFFFYLTVPLLISKFDMRERSPEWRWRFLMRFGVAVLLLGGLISGTHPRMVMFFGGMLLWEWMTNRWPSRSDHPEARQVVNRLSIAALVVGVLSPLVLTSDFLLQLPRIAVLAVAWPLLCAGCFAVDGACRRWFSWTPLRLLGNISYSYYLMHALVLQALFFALEFVWEPTADASWLYFAGMVPVFAATVAASVVLFLLVEKPLSLDSRTLRLIGRRR, from the coding sequence ATGTCCATGGAGGGACTGCGCGGTCTGGCGGTGCTGCTCGTCTTCTTCGTCCACTACGCAGATCTGGTCTCCCCCTGGATGTCCGACAGCGGCTGGATCTCGGTGTTCGCCGAGCGGGTCGGCGATGCCGGCAACAGTGGCGTTGATCTGTTCTTCGTGCTCTCCGGCTATTTGATCTACGGCAACCTCATGAAGCGCCCACAGGCCTACAGGCCCTTCATCCGACGTCGGGTGAGGCGGCTGTACCCGACCTTCCTCGTGGTGTTCGCCATGTACGTGGCGCTGTCGTTCGCCGTGCCGTCCGAATCCGAACTACCCGGATCCCTCGTCGAGATCCCGGCATACCTGCTGTTCAATCTCCTTCTGCTGCCGGGCATCGTCCCCGTATCCGCGTTCATCACCGTTGCCTGGTCGCTGAGCTACGAGTTCTTCTTCTACCTGACAGTGCCCCTTCTGATCTCGAAATTCGACATGCGTGAGCGCTCACCGGAGTGGCGGTGGCGTTTCCTCATGCGTTTCGGAGTGGCAGTCCTGTTGCTCGGCGGTCTGATATCCGGCACACACCCCCGGATGGTGATGTTCTTCGGGGGCATGTTGCTCTGGGAATGGATGACCAATCGCTGGCCCAGTCGGTCAGATCACCCCGAAGCCCGCCAGGTAGTGAACCGTCTGTCGATAGCCGCGCTGGTCGTGGGCGTGCTGTCGCCACTGGTGCTCACATCGGACTTCCTGCTGCAGCTACCCAGGATCGCGGTCCTGGCGGTGGCTTGGCCTTTGCTGTGCGCAGGCTGTTTCGCAGTTGACGGAGCTTGCCGGCGCTGGTTCAGCTGGACGCCGCTTCGACTGCTCGGCAACATCAGCTACTCCTACTACCTCATGCATGCACTGGTGCTTCAGGCGCTCTTCTTCGCCCTCGAGTTCGTCTGGGAGCCCACCGCCGACGCTTCCTGGCTGTACTTCGCAGGGATGGTGCCGGTGTTCGCGGCAACCGTTGCCGCGTCGGTTGTCCTGTTCCTGTTGGTCGAGAAGCCCCTGTCGCTGGATTCGCGCACTCTCCGATTGATCGGTCGGCGCCGCTAG
- a CDS encoding glycerol kinase, which translates to MSILVIDLGTSSVRASVVHPDATVSHELSGATLPDTPAEGLVEFDAAAYGAAALDCARQVIDEHGPVEAVGIANQRATTIVWDRTTGEPVAPAQGWQDLRTVGDCLVLAAEGFRFAPNESATKLANILDAVDPDRQRDLCFGTPDSWMVWLLTEGAHHVTDLSNAGIWGLMAPDGSHMDPAKLERLRIPASTLPRVVDSTGNVDSATALPGAPPICGIAGDQQASLIGQGCVRPGDAKATFGTGGMLDVCMGPERAEFDRRGSAGCFPIVGWRDASGPTWGIEAVMLSAGTNVEWLVEDLGLIGSAAESEALAASVESTDGVTYVPALLGFGTPYWDYGARGALLGVTRGTTAAHVTRAVLEGVAHRGADLLEAARKDSGMPIEKLRVDGGMSTNDVFVQALADATGVPVEVSAVREATTLGAGFLAGLATGTWGGWADIAATGSPRATVEPASEPDRGRWAEAVRRAGHWHEDLSALDF; encoded by the coding sequence TTGAGCATCCTCGTAATCGACCTCGGCACGTCCAGCGTGAGGGCATCCGTGGTGCATCCCGATGCCACGGTGAGCCACGAACTGTCCGGGGCGACCCTTCCCGACACACCGGCCGAGGGTCTGGTGGAGTTCGACGCCGCCGCGTACGGCGCCGCCGCGCTCGACTGTGCCCGGCAGGTGATCGACGAGCACGGTCCCGTCGAGGCCGTCGGCATCGCCAACCAACGCGCCACCACGATCGTGTGGGACCGCACGACCGGTGAGCCCGTCGCTCCGGCGCAGGGTTGGCAGGACCTCCGCACGGTGGGCGACTGCCTCGTGCTCGCCGCCGAAGGCTTCAGGTTCGCGCCCAACGAGTCGGCCACGAAGCTGGCCAACATCCTCGACGCAGTTGATCCCGACAGACAGCGCGACCTGTGTTTCGGCACGCCCGACTCGTGGATGGTTTGGCTGCTGACCGAGGGCGCCCACCATGTGACCGACCTGTCGAACGCCGGTATCTGGGGGCTGATGGCGCCTGACGGATCACACATGGACCCCGCCAAGCTGGAGCGGCTGCGTATCCCGGCATCCACCCTGCCGAGGGTTGTCGACAGCACCGGCAACGTCGACTCCGCGACCGCCCTGCCCGGTGCGCCTCCGATATGCGGCATCGCAGGTGACCAGCAGGCATCACTCATCGGACAGGGCTGCGTGCGGCCCGGGGACGCCAAGGCCACCTTCGGCACCGGCGGGATGCTCGACGTGTGCATGGGTCCTGAACGCGCCGAGTTCGACCGGCGTGGCAGCGCGGGCTGCTTCCCCATCGTCGGCTGGCGCGACGCCTCGGGCCCCACGTGGGGCATCGAGGCCGTGATGCTGTCCGCCGGCACCAATGTCGAGTGGCTAGTGGAGGATCTGGGCCTGATCGGTTCGGCCGCGGAGTCAGAGGCGCTGGCGGCGAGTGTCGAGTCCACCGATGGCGTCACCTACGTGCCGGCTCTGCTCGGGTTCGGCACCCCGTACTGGGACTACGGGGCACGCGGCGCGCTCCTCGGCGTGACGCGCGGGACGACCGCCGCCCACGTGACCCGGGCGGTGCTGGAGGGTGTGGCCCACCGCGGCGCCGACCTGCTGGAAGCTGCTCGCAAGGATTCGGGCATGCCGATCGAGAAGCTGAGGGTGGATGGCGGCATGTCGACCAACGACGTGTTCGTACAGGCACTGGCGGACGCCACCGGCGTGCCCGTGGAGGTGTCTGCGGTGCGGGAGGCCACCACCCTGGGCGCCGGTTTCCTCGCCGGCCTCGCCACGGGTACATGGGGCGGCTGGGCCGACATCGCAGCAACCGGGTCGCCGCGGGCGACCGTGGAGCCTGCTTCGGAGCCGGATCGTGGCCGCTGGGCCGAAGCGGTCCGACGTGCCGGTCACTGGCACGAAGACCTGTCCGCTCTGGATTTCTGA
- a CDS encoding cold-shock protein codes for MGATPSDDRARPGKSRDKGKGQAHPDPGDGELTGRVSHYSRRKGFGFIKVKGRKDLFVHISGVQGEPAQVLTKGNQVAFEVEKGRKGPIAVNVRSLSKSH; via the coding sequence ATGGGAGCAACGCCCTCCGACGACCGAGCCCGGCCGGGCAAGTCGCGTGACAAGGGCAAGGGCCAGGCCCACCCGGACCCGGGTGACGGCGAACTCACCGGACGGGTTTCGCACTACTCGAGGCGCAAGGGATTCGGGTTCATCAAGGTGAAGGGCCGCAAGGACCTCTTCGTGCACATCTCGGGAGTCCAGGGTGAGCCGGCACAGGTGCTCACCAAGGGCAACCAGGTGGCGTTCGAGGTCGAAAAGGGCCGCAAGGGGCCGATCGCGGTCAACGTGCGCTCCCTCAGCAAGTCCCACTGA
- a CDS encoding MOSC domain-containing protein encodes MQVEQLWRYPVKSMLGEVVDSVDLVAAGVAGDRGWAVRDEERGGIRGAKKIGGLMKLGASYYAEPGGPVTIALPDGMATGSSDSDVNEKLSAALGHEVSLWPLMPADDLDHYRRGAPDSEDMLEELRGIFGRTEDEPLPDLSVFPPEIIEFESPPGSYVDAFPLMLMTTSALRSLSEALPDSVIDVRRFRPSILIDSGDEQGHPELGWEGRRLRIGNAELELTAACPRCVMVTREVTDDIPQDRAVLRHIVAELDQCVGIYANVTVPSSVARGDEVELLD; translated from the coding sequence ATGCAGGTGGAGCAGCTCTGGCGGTACCCCGTGAAGTCGATGTTGGGCGAGGTCGTCGACAGCGTCGACCTGGTGGCGGCCGGCGTCGCAGGCGACCGGGGCTGGGCGGTCCGCGACGAAGAGCGTGGCGGCATCCGCGGGGCCAAGAAGATCGGTGGCCTCATGAAGCTGGGTGCCTCCTACTACGCCGAGCCCGGCGGACCGGTCACCATCGCCCTGCCCGACGGCATGGCGACTGGATCGTCCGACTCGGATGTCAACGAGAAGCTGTCGGCCGCCCTCGGTCACGAGGTGTCGCTCTGGCCACTCATGCCAGCCGATGACCTCGACCACTACCGCCGGGGCGCTCCTGACAGCGAGGACATGCTCGAGGAGTTGCGCGGCATCTTCGGGCGCACCGAGGACGAGCCACTGCCCGACCTCTCGGTGTTCCCGCCGGAGATCATCGAGTTCGAGTCGCCGCCGGGGAGCTACGTGGATGCTTTCCCGCTGATGCTGATGACCACCTCCGCGCTGCGCTCGCTGTCGGAGGCGCTGCCTGACTCGGTCATCGACGTGCGCCGGTTCCGGCCGAGCATCCTCATCGATTCGGGTGACGAACAGGGCCATCCGGAACTGGGTTGGGAGGGGCGCCGCCTGAGGATCGGCAACGCTGAACTGGAGCTCACGGCCGCGTGTCCCAGGTGTGTGATGGTCACCCGCGAGGTGACCGACGACATACCGCAGGACCGTGCGGTCCTGCGCCACATCGTCGCCGAACTCGACCAGTGTGTCGGCATCTACGCCAACGTGACGGTCCCCAGCTCGGTCGCCAGAGGCGACGAAGTCGAGCTACTCGACTGA